The DNA region CCTGCATCCAGTCCAGCAGTCCCTGCCAGTGCTCGACCCCCATCAGCACGATCGGGAACTGGGTGATCTTGAGGGTCTGGGCCAGGGTCATCGCCTCGAAGAGCTCGTCCAGGGTGCCGAGCCCGCCCGGCAGCACGACGTAGCCGCGGGAGTACTTGACGAACATCATCTTGCGGACGAAGAAGTAGCGGAAGTTCATGCCGAAGGTGACGTACTCGTTGAGCCGGGCCTCCCAGGGCAGCTCGATGCCGAGCCCGATGCTCTCCCCGCCCGCCTCGGCGGCGCCCTTGTTCGCGGCCTCCATCGCTCCCGGGCCGCCGCCGGTGATCACGGTGAAGCCGGCCTCGACCAGGGCTGCGCCCACCTTGACGCCGATCTGGTAGCCGGCGTGCTCCGGGGGATCCGGGCGGAGCCGAAGACCGAGATCGCCGGCCCGAGCTCGGCGAGGTCGTTGAACCCCTCGACGAACTCGGCCTGCATCTTCAGCACCCGCCACGGGTCGGTGTGCACCCAGTCGCTGTCGCCGCGGGAGTCCAGCAGCCGCTGGTCGGTGGTCGACCCCTCGGGCCGCCCCTTGCTCGGCCGCGGTCCTGGTCCGGTACGTCGGGTCATCGGGTCTCCTCCTCATCGGCGCCGGGCTGACCGGAGCCGTCGGTGAGCCAGGCCCGCAGTGCCTGCTCGCAGGCGACGATGCGGGACTTGAGCACCTTCTCGTCCTTCTTGTGGGCGTATTCGGCGTCCCCGGGCCCGTAGTTGACCGCCGGGACCCCCAGGGCGGAGAACCGGGCCACGTCGGTCCAGCCGAACTTCGGGCTGACCGGCATCCCGACCGCGGCGATGAACTCCTTGGCGGCGGGACGGTCCAGCCCGGGCAGCGCGCCGGGCGAGGAGTCGGTCACCGTGAGCTCGTGACCGGTGAACACCTCGCGCAGGTGCTCCAGCGCCTGCTCCTCGCTGCGATCCGGGGCGAACCGGTAGTTCACGGTCACCACGCAGGCGTCGGGCAGCACGTTGCCGGCCACCCCGCCGGAGATCGCGACCGCGTTCAGGCCCTCGCGGTACTCCAGCCCGTCGATGACCGGCCGGCGCGGTCGGTAGGCCTCCAGCGTCGCCAGGATCGGGGCGGCCGCGTGGATCGCGTTGCTGCCGGTCCATGCCCGCGCGGTGTGCGCACGCTCGCCGGCGGTGCGGATCTCGACGCGGATCGTACCCTGGCAACCGGCCTCGATCTCCGCCCGCGAGGACTCCATCAGGATCGCGAAGTCGGCGGTCAGCAGGTCGGGGCGCGCGGCGGCCAGCTTGCCGAGCCCGTTGTGCACCGCGGCCACCTCCTCGGCGTCGTAGAGGACGTAGGTGAGGTCGCGGTTCGGCCGGGTCAGCTCGGTGGCCAGCTTGATGATGACCGCGTCACCGCCCTTCATGTCGCTGGTGCCGAGGCCGTGCAGGTACTCCCCGTCGTCGCGGGAGGGAAGGTTGTCGTTGACCGGGACCGTGTCCAGGTGCCCGGCCAGGATCACCCGCTCCGGGTGGCCCAGCTCGGTGCGCGCCACGATGGTGTTGCCGTGGCGCTCCAGCCGCAGGTGGTCGCACCCGGCCAGCGCCGCCTCGACGGCGTCCGCGATCGGCTTCTCGTCGAAGCTCACGGACTCGATGTCCACGAGCTGCCGGGTCAGGGTCACCACGTCGGCGGCGGGGTCGATCACGGTCGGTGCGGAAACGTCGGAGGGCACGGCACCAGTCAATCAGGTGCCGTGCCCTCCGCGATCCGCCCGGCCCGAGCCGGTGACTCCCGGCTCAGACGCGACGGATCGCGATCCGCGCCTTCTCGTCGTCGCCGACCGTCACCTCGGTGGCCGTCCCGGACGCCGCGCCGCCGACGTCGTACGACGTCGCGAGGGTCTCCCCCGCGATCAGCGACTCGTGCGTGGTCGCCGCCGCGAGCACCGCGTCCGGCCCGGTGACGCTCAGGGCGATCCGGTCGGTGACCTCCAGCCCGCTGTCACGGCGCAGCTGCTGCACCGCCCGGACCAGGTCGCGGGCCAGACCCTCCGCGGCGAGCTCGGCGGTCACCACGGTGTCGAGCACGACGAAGCCGCCGTCGGGGAGCATGCCGGTCGCCGCCCCCTCGGCCGCGGAGCCGACCACCGTCTCCAGGGTGTACTCACCCTCCTGCAGGGCCAGCCCACCCGCGGTCACCGCGCCGTCGGCACCGACCGACCAGTCACCGGACTTGGAGCCCTTGATGGCCGTCTGCACGTCCTTGCCCAGGCGCGGTCCGGCGGCCCGGGCGTTGACGCTGAGCTTCTGCTCCACGCCGTAG from Nocardioides sambongensis includes:
- a CDS encoding LOG family protein, with the translated sequence MGAALVEAGFTVITGGGPGAMEAANKGAAEAGGESIGLGIELPWEARLNEYVTFGMNFRYFFVRKMMFVKYSRGYVVLPGGLGTLDELFEAMTLAQTLKITQFPIVLMGVEHWQGLLDWMQGSMLGDGRIKQTDLDMLTLTDDVDEAVALMVEARERHG
- the dapE gene encoding succinyl-diaminopimelate desuccinylase, whose product is MPSDVSAPTVIDPAADVVTLTRQLVDIESVSFDEKPIADAVEAALAGCDHLRLERHGNTIVARTELGHPERVILAGHLDTVPVNDNLPSRDDGEYLHGLGTSDMKGGDAVIIKLATELTRPNRDLTYVLYDAEEVAAVHNGLGKLAAARPDLLTADFAILMESSRAEIEAGCQGTIRVEIRTAGERAHTARAWTGSNAIHAAAPILATLEAYRPRRPVIDGLEYREGLNAVAISGGVAGNVLPDACVVTVNYRFAPDRSEEQALEHLREVFTGHELTVTDSSPGALPGLDRPAAKEFIAAVGMPVSPKFGWTDVARFSALGVPAVNYGPGDAEYAHKKDEKVLKSRIVACEQALRAWLTDGSGQPGADEEETR